In the genome of Candidatus Omnitrophota bacterium, one region contains:
- a CDS encoding pyridoxine 5'-phosphate synthase, with amino-acid sequence MRLGVNIDHIATVRQARRGAWPDPVEAALICQRAGATSVVCHLREDRRHIRDEDVRRLKRALSIPLNLEISIAPSVIKTALAIRPDQITLVPERRQELTTEGGLDALTLRRRLQPIVRRFQQRRIAVSLFVEPAISQLDAARALGVESIELHTGRYANAAAAAAAGRRASVQALQRAAAYARGTGLAVAAGHGIGYDNVQPIARLRDIEELNIGFSIISRALWVGLDRAVREMRRLLR; translated from the coding sequence ATGCGACTTGGTGTCAATATCGACCACATCGCCACTGTGCGGCAAGCCCGGCGAGGCGCATGGCCAGACCCAGTCGAGGCCGCGCTGATCTGCCAGCGGGCAGGGGCGACGAGTGTTGTCTGCCACTTGCGGGAAGACCGGCGGCATATCCGCGATGAGGATGTGCGGCGGCTCAAGCGCGCGCTGAGCATTCCGCTCAATCTTGAGATATCGATCGCGCCCTCGGTCATCAAGACAGCGCTCGCGATTCGGCCGGACCAGATCACGCTCGTCCCTGAGCGGCGGCAGGAGCTGACGACCGAAGGCGGGCTTGATGCGCTCACACTGCGCCGGCGGTTGCAACCGATCGTCCGCCGGTTTCAGCAGCGGCGGATCGCGGTCAGCCTGTTCGTTGAGCCCGCAATCTCCCAGCTTGACGCGGCGCGCGCGCTTGGCGTTGAGAGCATCGAGCTGCACACCGGGCGGTACGCCAACGCCGCCGCCGCCGCGGCCGCGGGGCGTCGCGCATCCGTCCAAGCCTTGCAGCGCGCTGCCGCCTATGCGCGCGGCACCGGACTCGCCGTGGCCGCCGGCCACGGGATCGGCTACGACAATGTTCAACCGATCGCGAGGCTGCGTGACATTGAGGAGCTGAACATCGGATTTTCCATCATCAGCCGGGCTCTCTGGGTCGGTCTTGATCGCGCCGTCAGAGAAATGCGGCGTCTCCTTCGATGA
- the acpS gene encoding holo-ACP synthase, translating into MTQRIGCGIDVVELPRLRTALSRNGQAFLRRVFTSREVAYANARPRTRLLHLAGRFAAKEAVLKAVSCLAPNATLAMRDIEIRNDRHGRPHVIVHRKGFSRMTIHISLSHVSSVAVASAMAIRR; encoded by the coding sequence ATGACGCAGCGCATCGGCTGCGGCATCGATGTCGTCGAGCTGCCGCGATTGCGAACAGCGCTCTCGCGCAACGGCCAGGCATTTCTGCGGCGCGTGTTTACCAGCAGGGAAGTGGCCTATGCGAATGCGCGCCCTCGGACCAGGCTGCTGCACTTAGCCGGGCGATTCGCCGCCAAAGAAGCCGTGCTGAAAGCCGTCTCGTGTCTGGCGCCCAACGCCACGCTCGCCATGCGCGACATCGAAATCCGCAACGATCGCCACGGCCGGCCGCACGTCATCGTGCATCGCAAAGGATTTTCCAGGATGACAATCCACATCAGCCTCTCGCATGTGAGTTCCGTGGCCGTCGCCAGCGCCATGGCGATCAGACGATGA
- a CDS encoding NAD(P)H-hydrate dehydratase: MTAMPPGLLPSRAPQTHKGDAGHVLMIAGAVGYSGAAALCTMGALRVGAGLVTLGLPKSLHDPMVEKLTEAMLSPLPETSKGSLSLQAYAPILDLIEQRDVVAIGPGLSQHEETKELARRLAVKIVKPLVVDADGLNAMAEDVDLLKKRLLPMIMTPHPGEMGRLAKLSAHDVQQDRERIAQEFAKKYRVVVVLKGHDTVIANFDGTSVINETGNPGMASGGIGDVLTGMIAGLLAQKLEPFDAARLGVYLHGLAGDLAAKDRGEIGLLASDLVDRIPQAIRQYQSMPV; this comes from the coding sequence ATGACCGCGATGCCTCCAGGATTATTGCCATCTCGCGCTCCGCAGACGCATAAAGGCGATGCGGGGCATGTGTTGATGATCGCCGGAGCGGTCGGCTACAGCGGCGCGGCCGCGCTGTGCACCATGGGGGCGTTGCGCGTGGGTGCGGGGCTCGTCACCCTGGGCCTGCCGAAAAGCTTGCATGATCCGATGGTGGAAAAGCTCACCGAGGCCATGCTCAGCCCGCTGCCGGAAACCTCGAAAGGCAGCTTGAGCCTTCAGGCCTATGCGCCGATCCTTGATTTGATTGAGCAACGCGATGTGGTGGCCATCGGCCCAGGGCTCTCGCAGCATGAGGAAACCAAAGAGCTCGCGCGCCGCCTCGCGGTGAAGATCGTCAAGCCTTTGGTGGTGGATGCGGACGGGCTCAATGCGATGGCGGAAGACGTGGACCTCTTGAAGAAGCGCCTTCTTCCCATGATTATGACACCGCATCCCGGAGAGATGGGACGGCTCGCGAAACTCTCGGCGCACGACGTCCAGCAGGATCGCGAGCGCATCGCGCAAGAGTTCGCAAAAAAATACCGGGTGGTGGTGGTCCTCAAAGGGCACGACACCGTCATCGCCAACTTCGATGGCACCAGCGTCATCAATGAGACCGGCAATCCTGGCATGGCCTCAGGCGGCATCGGCGATGTCTTAACCGGCATGATCGCGGGGTTGCTGGCGCAAAAACTTGAGCCGTTTGACGCGGCACGGCTTGGGGTATACTTGCATGGGCTGGCCGGGGATTTAGCCGCGAAGGACCGCGGCGAGATCGGCTTGCTTGCCTCTGACTTGGTCGATAGAATACCTCAAGCTATTCGCCAGTATCAGAGCATGCCGGTGTAG